One Lycium barbarum isolate Lr01 chromosome 5, ASM1917538v2, whole genome shotgun sequence genomic window carries:
- the LOC132642066 gene encoding uncharacterized protein LOC132642066 isoform X2: MQDEITRPFSFSPTMEVTSIARDSRGSTSSRSDSSDCDSITKSHSSYRSFPSRRFFMSKPIHPLSFPTDTSTPRREAIDSLSAGFLELDASTPQRDKHRLSSASGSLDLTEASESFQSDFLSKACNPSDGFRCGLCERFLSQRSPWSSRRIVRSGDMPVAGVLSCRHVFHAECLEQATPKSCKSDPPCPLCAKLEEGSSSPEQRVFSKFFPRLKTFSEEGPSKPWGCAHSGDCVEGALQAQSHGTMLSLNKNRIRKNLSLKGNSGKEFPGKLIKTNTFSSQLFIGSVDHAMVGSSKASAGSGLK; this comes from the exons ATGAAATCACGAGGCCATTTTCATTTTCACCCACAATGGAG GTAACATCAATTGCGAGGGATAGCAGAGGCTCAACTTCATCCCGATCTGACAGTAGTGACTGTGATTCAATCACCAAGTCCCATTCATCTTATCGTAGCTTCCCAAGTCGCCGTTTCTTTATGTCTAAACCCATACATCCTCTGTCATTTCCAACTGATACATCAACACCTAGAAGAGAAGCTATTGACAGCCTGTCAGCTGGTTTTTTAGAACTTGATGCCTCAACGCCACAACGAGATAAACACCGGTTGAGTAGTGCTAGTGGCAGTCTTGACCTCACAGAGGCTTCTGAATCTTTTCAATCTGACTTCTTAAGTAAAGCTTGTAACCCTTCAGATGGTTTCAGGTGTGGGTTGTGTGAGAGGTTTCTTTCTCAAAGATCACCTTGGAGTTCCCGACGAATTGTGAGAAGTGGAGATATGCCAGTTGCTGGGGTCCTTTCATGTCGCCATGTATTTCATGCTGAATGTTTGGAGCAAGCTACACCAAAATCATGTAAAAGTGATCCTCCATGCCCCCTTTGTGCCAAGCTTGAAGAGGGTTCTTCTTCTCCAGAGCAGCGAGTTTTTTCCAAGTTCTTTCCTAGGCTTAAAACTTTCAGTGAAGAAGGTCCATCCAAGCCTTGGGGCTGTGCACATTCTGGAGATTGTGTCGAAGGGGCTTTGCAAGCACAATCTCATGGCACTATGCTCTCTCTAAACAAGAACCGGATTAGGAAAAATCTTTCTTTGAAGGGTAATTCTGGCAAGGAATTTCCAGGGAAGTTAATAAAAACTAATACATTTTCATCACAGCTATTTATTGGTTCAGTTGATCATGCAATGGTGGGATCTTCAAAAGCATCAGCTGGTTCGGGGCTGAAGTAA